The following are from one region of the Dermacentor albipictus isolate Rhodes 1998 colony chromosome 5, USDA_Dalb.pri_finalv2, whole genome shotgun sequence genome:
- the LOC135908366 gene encoding cuticle protein 19.8-like: MRNSCFANSCILRWNVYKTSGAGERRHQLPRLSAVFVRVVSEARAMFKASLFVLCAITTQASCTGDFVDEARDRPSRVRANNLDPPAPYSFVYGSSDKGGSHGREETRDEHGTVRGSYRIALADGRMRVVKYVADKDGFRAGIATNEQGTESGSSSGVVVNSQALSGPDAARAAHRSMTRAGASRHSTPRRAAAASSNVERWAAPSQLRGPGYLPAQRDEIVYYEP, encoded by the exons ATGCGCAATAGCTGTTTTGCAAACTCGTGCATTCTGCGCTGGAATGTGTATAAAACGTCGGGCGCCGGCGAGAGACGTCACCAGTTGCCGCGCTTGTCAGCAGTGTTTGTCCGAGTCGTCTCCGAAGCGCGCGCGATGTTCAAG GCGTCTCTCTTCGTGCTCTGTGCTATCACCACACAGGCAAGCTGTACCGGAGACTTCGTGGATGAGGCACGAGATAGGCCGTCTCGGGTCAGG GCCAACAATCTCGATCCCCCTGCTCCGTACAGCTTCGTGTACGGCAGCTCCGACAAAGGTGGCTCCCATGGCCGCGAGGAGACCCGGGACGAGCACGGCACCGTGAGGGGCTCGTACCGCATCGCCCTCGCGGACGGCCGCATGCGCGTGGTGAAGTACGTGGCTGACAAGGACGGCTTCCGCGCGGGCATCGCAACCAACGAGCAGGGCACCGAGTCGGGCAGTTCATCGGGCGTAGTCGTCAACTCTCAGGCGCTGTCCGGACCAGACGCCGCGAGGGCCGCGCACAGGTCCATGACTCGGGCTGGAGCTTCGAGGCACTCGACTCCTAGGCGCGCGGCCGCTGCGTCGTCGAACGTGGAGCGGTGGGCAGCGCCGTCGCAGCTGAGGGGGCCAGGCTACCTGCCCGCGCAGAGGGACGAGATCGTCTATTACGAGCCGTAG